The Chroicocephalus ridibundus chromosome 2, bChrRid1.1, whole genome shotgun sequence genome includes a region encoding these proteins:
- the FERD3L gene encoding fer3-like protein, whose translation MSASLFPAHQRPGLLDELHGRAPQVPCPEGLLGASVLDFVADLSLGSPQVPPRAGPNLGLCEVTSGPPFGDRALSLREGMARGLPLAAFGDGDPEDDEEEEEEERMRSASLLDRPRRKRVITYAQRQAANIRERKRMFNLNEAFDELRKKVPTFAYEKRLSRIETLRLAIVYISFMTELLDGCSRQEAS comes from the coding sequence ATGTCAGCCAGCCTCTTCCCAGCCCACCAGCGCCCGGGGCTGCTGGATGAGCTGCACGGCAGAGCCCCGCAAGTGCCCTGCCCAGAGGGGCTGCTGGGCGCCTCGGTGCTGGATTTCGTGGCCGACCTCTCCCTGGGctccccccaggtccccccccgggccggcccgAACCTGGGGCTCTGCGAGGTCACCTCCGGGCCTCCCTTTGGGGACAGAGCCCTGTCGCTCCGGGAGGGGATGGCCCGcgggctgcccctggctgccttCGGAGACGGAGATCCCGAAgacgacgaggaggaggaggaagaggagaggatgcGCAGCGCTTCCCTCCTGGACAGACCCAGGAGAAAGCGGGTTATCACCTATGCCCAGCGCCAGGCTGCCAACATACGGGAGAGGAAGAGGATGTTCAACCTCAACGAGGCGTTTGATGAGCTGAGGAAGAAGGTGCCCACCTTCGCCTACGAGAAGAGGCTCTCCCGAATAGAGACATTGCGCCTGGCCATCGTGTACATCTCCTTCATGACTGAGCTCCTGGAcggctgcagcaggcaggaggcgAGCTAG